GACGTTAGCGTCGCGCCCGGCGCTCATGTCGTCAATATTGATTGAATTAATCAATATATTTACGCGGACGATCGGGTCGCGCCAACGAAAACGGGCGGCCTCGCGGCCGCCCGTCTCGGATCTCCCAGGAAACCCGGGCTCAGGCGGCCTGCTTCATCAGCGCGGCGTTGAGCACCAAGGTCAGCTTCTCGGTCGCCTGCTCCTTGTCGATGCGCTCGACGGCGGCGAACTCGCGCGCCAGCCGGTCCAGCGCCGCCTCGTAGATCTGGCGCTCGCTGTACGACTGGTCGGGCTGGCCGGCGTTGCGGTGCAGGTCGCGCACCACCTCGGCGATCGACACCGGGTCGCCGGAGTTGATCTTGGCCTCGTACTCCTGGGCGCGGCGGTTCCACATGGCGCGGCTGATGCGGCCGCGGCCCTTCAGCGTGGTGAGCGCGCTGTCCATGATCTTGCGCGAGCTGAGCTTGCGCAGGCCGGAGAACTTCGCCTTCGCCACCGGCACGCGCAGCGTCATGCGGTCCTGCTCGAACGACATCACGAACACGTCGATGGTGGTGCCGGCGATCTTCATCGCCTCGATGTCGACGACGCGGCCGACGCCGTGCGCCGGGTAGACGACGAAATCGCCCTTGTCGAACACGACATCGACGGCCTTGATCTCCGGCGCCTTGGCGACGACCACCGGCTTGGCGACCTCGACCGGCGCGACGGCCTTCACGGGCGCGGCGGCCTTGGCGGCGGCCGGCTTGGCGACGACGACGGGCGTGGCGACCGCCTTCACGAGGGTCGGCTTGGTGACGGGGGCGCGCGCCGCCGTCTTGTCGGACGCCTTGGCGGCGGCGACTTTGGCGGCGATGGCCTTCACGGCCTGCGTCTTGTCGGTTTTCATGAGGGTTTTCGCTTTCGGTCCG
The genomic region above belongs to Rhodospirillales bacterium and contains:
- a CDS encoding CarD family transcriptional regulator; amino-acid sequence: MKTDKTQAVKAIAAKVAAAKASDKTAARAPVTKPTLVKAVATPVVVAKPAAAKAAAPVKAVAPVEVAKPVVVAKAPEIKAVDVVFDKGDFVVYPAHGVGRVVDIEAMKIAGTTIDVFVMSFEQDRMTLRVPVAKAKFSGLRKLSSRKIMDSALTTLKGRGRISRAMWNRRAQEYEAKINSGDPVSIAEVVRDLHRNAGQPDQSYSERQIYEAALDRLAREFAAVERIDKEQATEKLTLVLNAALMKQAA